In Salipiger sp. H15, the sequence GACGACGCCGGTGCCGACGACGTTGGCCACGGCGCTGCCCGAGACGGTGCCGAAAAGCGCCGAGGCCGAGATCGCCGCGTAGGCCGGGCCGCCGCGGAAGCGGCGCATCAGGTGGAACGAGATGCGGATCATCGAGCCGCCCGCGCCGCAGCCTTCAAGAACGGCGCCGAGGATGATGAAGGGCAGCACGGTCGAGAGCACAATGCCCATGATGTTGCCGAGGATGCCCTGGCTCGCGTCGTACCAGGTGTTCTGGGCGATGAACTCGTTCAGGTCGCCGACGATGGTCTGGAAGACCCCCGGCCAGTGGGGGCCGGTGGCGAGATAGGCGAAGACCACCGCGCCGAGGATGGCGATGGGTGCGCCCCAGAGCCGCCAGCAGGCGATGATCGAGAGCACGGCGGGGATCGTCGCCATCCAGGCCTCGCGCGCCGTGAAGAACATGAAGCTGTCCTTCAGCACCATCGAGACCTGGTAGTAGTCCCAGGACACCCAGCTCATCAGCCCGAGCGCCACGGCGTAGCCGACCAGGTGGAAGACCGTGAGCCGGTCCTCGCGGGCGAGGCGCAGCGCGTCCCAGATCAGGAAGCTGAGGAAGCACAGCCAGTAGAACAGCGGCCGGAACCAGTCGAGCTCGAACGGCCCGACGCGCGGCAGCACGCCGTAGGTGGGCAGCACGTTGGCAAGCCCGACGAGGGCGATGAGCAGTCCAACGGCAAGACCTGCCCGGTGCAGGGTCTTCACCCTGCGTGCGATCGACTCTGTCATGAGATCTCCTCCCGGCCCGGCTCGGGCCCTGCGCCGCGTGGCGGCGGTGCCCCGGCCCTCGATCCGGGCCGGGTGCGGTTCGTCCGGCCCGCGTCGGGGCCGCTCTCCTGGTCAGTCTGCCTTCAGCGCGTCCGGGATCGTGATGCCCCGTTCCTCGTAATAGCGCGCCGCGCCTGGGTGGACCGGCATGTTCGCCCCGGCGAAGGGATCCTCGGTGTTCAGCGCCGCGAGCAGCGCGTTGGCCGCCTGCATCTTGTCGAGGTTCTCGAAAAAGGACCTGGTGAGCGCGTAGGCGGCCTCGTCCGAGAGATCCTTGTTCGCGCCCATCATCATCACCGCGACCATGATGTTCTGGTCCGCGTCGCCGTTGACCTGGCCCTGGTAGGTGCCGGCCGGCACGACGTCGGTGCGCACCGCCTGATCGACGAGGTAATCCGCCCAGCCGTCGCCCGCGACGACCTCGTCCGGCACGCCGATGATGCGGATCTCGCGCTGCAGGCTCAGCTCCTGGATCGACTGCTGCCCGACGGCGGCCGACATCACGAACATGTCGAACTGGCCGTCCTGGAAGGCCTGGCTCGAGGCTTCCCAGGGCAGGCGGATGCCCTCGTAATCGGTGCCGTCCTCGAGCCCGCCCGAGGCCTCGCGCACCATGCCGCGGACCTGGTTGGCGGCCGCACCGGCGGGCGGGCCGACGTAGACGCGCTTGCCCTTGATGTCGTCCCAGCTCTCGATGCCGCTGTCGGCCCAGACGATGGGATGGAACGAGCCGCCCGGGAAGGTGAAGAGCATCCGCAGGTTGCCGGCCAGCGCCTTCGCCTGGTCGGCGGTCTTTTCGTAGGGCCCGACCCCGCGTGCCATCGCGCCATAGGCGGGAGGCGGCACGACGGCGAGATCGAGCTGGCCGGCGCCGACCTTCATCACCGAGCGGGTCAGCACCTGTCCGAGCGAGACCTGCAGATCATATCCCGCCTCGGCGGTGAACTGCGCCCAGGTCTGCGGCACCATGCCGGTGAGCGAGGCGCTGCCGCCGCCCTCGATGCCCAGCGTCTCGGCCTGCGCGGCGAGCGCGCTGCCCGCGAGCACGGTGGCCACCGTCATGAATTTCAGGGTCTTGAACATCCGCTCTCCTCCAGTTCGGATCTCTCCTCTGGGGCCGGAGACTATATCCTGCACGTGAGAATGACCTATTCCTTCTCGGCCTGATCCATACCAAATTCGGTATGAATCGGCGCGCGGGACAGGCGCTCGCGGCACATCGCGAGGAGCCGGCGCAGCGCCGGGCCCTCCGGCGTACCGGGCACGGTCGTCAGCCCCACCGGCCCCTTCAGCGCGTCGTCCGAGATCGGCAGGATCACCAGTTCGCCCGCCGCACGGGCGTCGGCGACCAGCGCCTCGACCGTCACGACGACATGGGTCGCGGCGCGGATGGTCTTGAGGTTGAACCCCGCATCCACCGACTCGATCGCGAAGTCCGGCGCCACGAAGCCGCTCTTGACCAGAAAGCGCTCGAGCTCCTGCCGGATGATCGTGCCCGGGATCGGCACCAGCATGGGTTGCTCCAGCATCAGCCCGAGGTCGATCCTCGCCCCCGGCTGCGCGAGCGGATGCTCGGTCCCGACCGCAAAGACGATCGACTCGTCGTAGAGGTGCTGGAAGCTGAGTCCGTGCATGGCGGTGGAATCCGACAGCCGCCCGATCACCACGTCGAGCGCCCCCTGCCGCAGCCGTGCCAGCAGCTCGGCGTTGGAGCCCGAGACGACGCGCACCGTGGTGTGCGGATAGAGCTGCTGGAAGTCCTCGACGATCCCCGGCAGCGACAGGCCGCAGACATTCGGCAGCGCCCCGATCCGCAGCAGCTCGCGGCTGCCGCCCATGTCCTGCGTCGCCTGCAACCCCTCGGTGAGCAGCGCCATCGCCGCCTCGGCGGAATCGAAGAGCTTGCGGCCATGCACGGTCAGCACCGCGCCACGCTGCGAGCGGTCGAAGAGCGTGACGTCGAGCGTCGTCTCGAGCTCGCGGATCGAGCGCGAGACGGCGGGCTGGGTCAGCCCCAGCACATCCGCGGCGGCCATGAAGCTGCCGCGCCGCGCGACCTCGAGAAAGCAGCGGACCTGACGGAAGCGGAGCCGCGCCAGCAGGCGTGATGGATTTTCGATGGCGCGCCTCCCCGTCGCGAGTTGCCTTCATCTAGCCGCTTCGCCGGCGCCGCGCCAAGGCCCGGCGCCGGCGCGGCTCAGTCGGCGCGCTGCAGGATGTGGTCGCGGATCAGCCCGGCCAGCGCCGCGCCGTCGCGCGCCCGCACCGCCGCGACCATGTCGAAATGCTCGCGCGCCGAGCGCTCGATGCGCGAGCGGTCGAGCCATTGCGAGGCCGGGGCCGGCGAGGTGCGCATCCTCAGGTCGTCGACCAGCGCCACCATCGACGGGTTGCGGGCACAGCCGAGCAGCTCGCGGTGGAAGGCAAGGTTGGCATCATAGAGCAGGTGGAACGGCCCGTTCACCGCGATCCGCTCGAAATCCGCGGCGAGCCGGCCGAGCTCGGTCACCTGCGCCTCGGCGGCATTGCGGCAGATCGCCTCGGCGAAACCGGTCTCGATGGCGACGCGGATGTCGAGCACCTGGTCCGCTTCTTCGGTGTCGGCCGGGTGGACAGAGTAGCCGCGGTTCTTCTCGTGGCGGATCAGCCGCCGCCCGGCGAGCGTCTCGAGCGCCTTGCGCACCGGCGCGCGGCCGACGCCGTAGCGCTTCTGCAGGTCGACCTGCTTGAGCCACGAGCCCGGCGTGAACAGCCCCGCGCGCAGGTCCTGCGCCAGCCGTTCGGTGATCTTCTCGGCGTCTTCTGACATGTCCTGCCCCTGTCCCCTCTCCCGTATCTACCCGATGCCCCGTGGCGAGGGAATCGCTTCGTGGTGCCGTGCAAGCTCTCCGCAGCCTTGCCGTTTTCAGATTGCACAAACTTCGATCTTGCAATGTCACCAAAATTGGCACCAATAATACAGCCAATATCAGGCAGGACCACGAAGGCAATCATTATGACCGCCAGCAACACCGACAGCATCTGGCCCCATGTGGACGCGCGGGAGGCGGCGTTCTGCGCCCTGTCCGACCGCGTGTGGGAGATGCCGGAGACCAATTTCGCCGAAGTCCGCTCCTGCGTCGAACACGCCGAGATGCTCGAGGCCGAGGGCTTCCGCGTCACCCGCGGCGTTGCCGGGCTGCCGACCGCGGTGATGGGCGAGGCCGGCAGCGGCGGGCCGGTGATCGCGATCCTCGGCGAGTACGACGCCCTGCCCGGCCTCAGCCAGAAGGCGGGCGTGGCCGAGAAGTCCCCGCTGCAGCAGGGCGCGCCGGGCCATGGCTGCGGTCACAACGTGCTGGGCGCGGGCTCGATGCTGGCGGCCGCCGCGCTGAAGGGCTGGCTCGAGGAGACCGGCCGCCCCGGCCGGGTGCGCTATTACGGCTGCCCCGCCGAGGAGGGCGGCTCGGGCAAGGGCTTCATGGTGCGCGACGGGCTCTTCGACGACGTCGACGTGGCGATCTGCTGGCACCCCGCGCCGCTTGCCGCGGTCAACACGCCGATCTCGCTGGCCTGCAACGAGATCCTCTTCGAGTTCGAGGGCAGGTCCTCGCATGCCGCCGCCGCGCCGGAACTCGGGCGCTCGGCGCTCGACGCGGTCGAGCTGATGAACGTTGGCGTGAACTTCCTGCGCGAGCACATGGTGGACTCGGCGCGCATCCACTACGCGATCACCGATGCCGGGGGCCACGCGCCCAACGTCGTGCAACCCTACGCCGCGGTGCGCTACCTGATCCGCGCGCGCGAGCTCGACGAGCTGCTGCCGCTGGTCGAGCGGGTGCGCAAGGTCGCCGAGGGCGCGGCGCTGATGACCGGCACCACGGTGCGTGACCGCGTCCTCTCGGGCGACGCCAACCTGATCGGCAACACGCCGCTGGAAGAGCTGATGCACGCCCAGCTCGAACGGCTGGGACCGCCCGCCTTCGACGCCGAGGACCACCGTTTCGCCGAGGAAATCCGCAAGACGCTGACCCCCGAGGAGATCCGCGCCGCCTTCAAGCGCTTCGGCGTGGCGCCGCGCATGGACCTGCCACTCTGCGACTTCATCGCGCCGCTCACCCAGGGCCAGGGCGGCGGCGTCGGCTCCACCGATGTCGGCACCGTCAGCTGGGTCGTGCCCACCGTGCAGGTGCGCGGCGCGACCTATGCCATCGGCACGCCGGGCCATTCCTGGCAGCTCGTGGCGCAGGGTCAGTCCGGCATCGCGCACAAGGGCATGGTCCATGCCGCCAAGGTGATGGCCGCCACCGCCAAGGCGGTGATCGAGGACCCGGCGCAGCTTGCCGCCGCCAAGGCGGATTTCGAGCGCCGCCGCGACGGCCGGCCCTTCGTCAACCCGCTGCCCGACGACGTGGCGCCGGACCTGCCGGTTCCGGCCTGACCCCCAAGCGAGAGCCGATCATGGACCGACCCGGATTCTTCGAGCTTATGAGCTTCGGCCCCGATGGCTGGGCCCCCGCCCTGCTGCAGGCGACGCTGATGACCCTCGCCGTCGCCGGCACGGGCTACCTGATCGGCGGCACGCTCGGCGCGCTGCTGGCCTGGGCCAAGCTGCGCGGCGGGCCGGTGCTGCGCGGCATCGCGGGGACCTACACCACCGTGCTGCGCGGCATCCCCGACCTCCTGGTGATCTACCTCTTCTACTTCGGCGGCTCGATGATGCTGAC encodes:
- a CDS encoding LysR substrate-binding domain-containing protein; this translates as MENPSRLLARLRFRQVRCFLEVARRGSFMAAADVLGLTQPAVSRSIRELETTLDVTLFDRSQRGAVLTVHGRKLFDSAEAAMALLTEGLQATQDMGGSRELLRIGALPNVCGLSLPGIVEDFQQLYPHTTVRVVSGSNAELLARLRQGALDVVIGRLSDSTAMHGLSFQHLYDESIVFAVGTEHPLAQPGARIDLGLMLEQPMLVPIPGTIIRQELERFLVKSGFVAPDFAIESVDAGFNLKTIRAATHVVVTVEALVADARAAGELVILPISDDALKGPVGLTTVPGTPEGPALRRLLAMCRERLSRAPIHTEFGMDQAEKE
- a CDS encoding TAXI family TRAP transporter solute-binding subunit; this encodes MFKTLKFMTVATVLAGSALAAQAETLGIEGGGSASLTGMVPQTWAQFTAEAGYDLQVSLGQVLTRSVMKVGAGQLDLAVVPPPAYGAMARGVGPYEKTADQAKALAGNLRMLFTFPGGSFHPIVWADSGIESWDDIKGKRVYVGPPAGAAANQVRGMVREASGGLEDGTDYEGIRLPWEASSQAFQDGQFDMFVMSAAVGQQSIQELSLQREIRIIGVPDEVVAGDGWADYLVDQAVRTDVVPAGTYQGQVNGDADQNIMVAVMMMGANKDLSDEAAYALTRSFFENLDKMQAANALLAALNTEDPFAGANMPVHPGAARYYEERGITIPDALKAD
- a CDS encoding M20 family metallopeptidase, whose product is MTASNTDSIWPHVDAREAAFCALSDRVWEMPETNFAEVRSCVEHAEMLEAEGFRVTRGVAGLPTAVMGEAGSGGPVIAILGEYDALPGLSQKAGVAEKSPLQQGAPGHGCGHNVLGAGSMLAAAALKGWLEETGRPGRVRYYGCPAEEGGSGKGFMVRDGLFDDVDVAICWHPAPLAAVNTPISLACNEILFEFEGRSSHAAAAPELGRSALDAVELMNVGVNFLREHMVDSARIHYAITDAGGHAPNVVQPYAAVRYLIRARELDELLPLVERVRKVAEGAALMTGTTVRDRVLSGDANLIGNTPLEELMHAQLERLGPPAFDAEDHRFAEEIRKTLTPEEIRAAFKRFGVAPRMDLPLCDFIAPLTQGQGGGVGSTDVGTVSWVVPTVQVRGATYAIGTPGHSWQLVAQGQSGIAHKGMVHAAKVMAATAKAVIEDPAQLAAAKADFERRRDGRPFVNPLPDDVAPDLPVPA
- a CDS encoding GntR family transcriptional regulator, giving the protein MSEDAEKITERLAQDLRAGLFTPGSWLKQVDLQKRYGVGRAPVRKALETLAGRRLIRHEKNRGYSVHPADTEEADQVLDIRVAIETGFAEAICRNAAEAQVTELGRLAADFERIAVNGPFHLLYDANLAFHRELLGCARNPSMVALVDDLRMRTSPAPASQWLDRSRIERSAREHFDMVAAVRARDGAALAGLIRDHILQRAD